One Vigna unguiculata cultivar IT97K-499-35 chromosome 7, ASM411807v1, whole genome shotgun sequence genomic region harbors:
- the LOC114191796 gene encoding hydroxyisourate hydrolase-like isoform X1 — MMCMMRRTRKRTLCESMETPHTCFSNAFMLTFLLLNSALGTVAGADTYSRDDFPADFVFGSGTSAYQIEGAANEEGRSRSIWDTFAHAGYVHGENGDVACDGYHKYKEDVRLMVETGLEAYRFSISWSRLLPNGRGPVNPKGLQYYNNLIDQLISNGIQPHVTLHNFDLPQVLEDEYGGWVSRDIIRDFTYYADVCFREFGDRVLYWTTVNEPNVFSYGGYDQGSSPPHRCSPPFCVMKSNRGNSTYEPYLAVHHILLAHSSAARLYWRKYRHKQHGYVGISVYSFGFFPQTNTEKDRVATQRARDFFVGWVMEPLQYGDYPISMKTNAGVRIPAFTPRESEQVKGSFDFIGVIHYTNINITDNSDALKNQLRDYDADMAAKISGLELFSNEEYPVTPWGLREELNNFKLLYGNPPIFIYENGQRTPSNSSLQDVSRVKYLHGYIGAVLDALRDGLNIKGYFVWSFLDLFELLDGYKSSFGLYYVDRDDPELKRHPKLSAKWYSQFLKNRSSSIVGSVELDKDPSLVSIGHLFE; from the exons ATGATGTGCATGATGCGCCGAACGAGAAAGCGAACGCTGTGTGAATCAATGGAAACACCACACACATGCTTCAGCAATGCTTTCATGCTCACTTTTTTACTTCTGAATTCGGCCTTGGGAACAGTCGCCGGAGCTGATACCTATAGCAGAGATGATTTCCCGGCCGATTTTGTTTTTGGTTCAGGCACCTCTGCTTACCAG ATAGAAGGAGCTGCTAACGAAGAGGGAAGAAGTCGTAGCATATGGGATACCTTTGCGCACGCTG GATATGTGCATGGAGAAAATGGAGATGTAGCATGTGATGGGTACCACAAGTATAAA GAAGATGTGAGGCTAATGGTGGAAACAGGACTTGAAGCCTATAGATTCTCCATCTCTTGGTCCAGACTGTTACCAA ATGGTAGAGGACCCGTCAATCCCAAAGGATTACAGTACTACAACAATCTCATCGATCAGCTCATCAGTAATG GTATCCAGCCACATGTCACATTACACAACTTTGATCTTCCACAGGTTCTTGAAGATGAATATGGAGGATGGGTTAGTCGTGACATCAT AAGAGACTTCACATACTATGCTGATGTATGTTTTAGAGAGTTTGGCGACAGAGTCTTGTATTGGACCACTGTGAACGAACCCAACGTTTTTTCCTATGGTGGGTATGATCAGGGAAGTTCTCCACCTCATCGATGTTCTCCCCCATTTTGTGTTATGAAGAGTAATAGGGGCAACTCCACATATGAACCCTACTTGGCAGTTCAtcatattttgttagctcactcTTCAGCTGCCAGATTGTACTGGAGAAAATACAGG CACAAACAACATGGATATGTTGGTATCTCTGTCTACTCCTTTGGGTTTTTTCCTCAAACAAATACAGAGAAAGACAGGGTAGCAACTCAACGAGCCCGTGACTTTTTCGTTGGTTG GGTTATGGAACCCTTGCAATATGGAGACTATCCAATTTCCATGAAGACAAATGCAGGTGTAAGAATTCCGGCCTTCACACCTCGTGAATCTGAACAAGTCAAGGGTTCATTTGACTTCATAGGAGTCATTCACTACACCAACATCAATATCACAGACAATTCTGACGCCCTTAAGAACCAACTCAGAGATTACGACGCAGACATGGCTGCAAAGATTT CAGGATTGGAACTATTTTCAAATGAAGAg TACCCTGTCACACCGTGGGGTTTGCGGGAAGAATTGAATAATTTCAAGCTCCTTTATGGCAATCCTCCTATATTCATTTATGAAAATG GTCAACGAACACCAAGCAATTCGTCACTACAAGACGTGTCAAGGGTGAAATACTTGCATGGATATATTGGTGCAGTGCTGGATGCCTTGAG AGATGGATTAAACATAAAGGGGTATTTTGTCTGGTCTTTCCTGGATTTGTTCGAGTTGTTGGATGGATACAAGTCTAGCTTTGGCCTATACTATGTTGATAGGGATGATCCAGAGTTGAAGAGACACCCAAAGCTCTCTGCAAAATGGTATAGCCAATTTTTGAAGAATAGAAGCAGTTCTATAGTTGGAAGTGTTGAACTTGATAAGGATCCCTCACTCGTTTCAATTGGCCACTTATTTGAGTAG
- the LOC114191796 gene encoding hydroxyisourate hydrolase-like isoform X2: protein MMCMMRRTRKRTLCESMETPHTCFSNAFMLTFLLLNSALGTVAGADTYSRDDFPADFVFGSGTSAYQIEGAANEEGRSRSIWDTFAHAGYVHGENGDVACDGYHKYKEDVRLMVETGLEAYRFSISWSRLLPNGRGPVNPKGLQYYNNLIDQLISNGIQPHVTLHNFDLPQVLEDEYGGWVSRDIIRDFTYYADVCFREFGDRVLYWTTVNEPNVFSYGGYDQGSSPPHRCSPPFCVMKSNRGNSTYEPYLAVHHILLAHSSAARLYWRKYRHKQHGYVGISVYSFGFFPQTNTEKDRVATQRARDFFVGWVMEPLQYGDYPISMKTNAGVRIPAFTPRESEQVKGSFDFIGVIHYTNINITDNSDALKNQLRDYDADMAAKICQRTPSNSSLQDVSRVKYLHGYIGAVLDALRDGLNIKGYFVWSFLDLFELLDGYKSSFGLYYVDRDDPELKRHPKLSAKWYSQFLKNRSSSIVGSVELDKDPSLVSIGHLFE, encoded by the exons ATGATGTGCATGATGCGCCGAACGAGAAAGCGAACGCTGTGTGAATCAATGGAAACACCACACACATGCTTCAGCAATGCTTTCATGCTCACTTTTTTACTTCTGAATTCGGCCTTGGGAACAGTCGCCGGAGCTGATACCTATAGCAGAGATGATTTCCCGGCCGATTTTGTTTTTGGTTCAGGCACCTCTGCTTACCAG ATAGAAGGAGCTGCTAACGAAGAGGGAAGAAGTCGTAGCATATGGGATACCTTTGCGCACGCTG GATATGTGCATGGAGAAAATGGAGATGTAGCATGTGATGGGTACCACAAGTATAAA GAAGATGTGAGGCTAATGGTGGAAACAGGACTTGAAGCCTATAGATTCTCCATCTCTTGGTCCAGACTGTTACCAA ATGGTAGAGGACCCGTCAATCCCAAAGGATTACAGTACTACAACAATCTCATCGATCAGCTCATCAGTAATG GTATCCAGCCACATGTCACATTACACAACTTTGATCTTCCACAGGTTCTTGAAGATGAATATGGAGGATGGGTTAGTCGTGACATCAT AAGAGACTTCACATACTATGCTGATGTATGTTTTAGAGAGTTTGGCGACAGAGTCTTGTATTGGACCACTGTGAACGAACCCAACGTTTTTTCCTATGGTGGGTATGATCAGGGAAGTTCTCCACCTCATCGATGTTCTCCCCCATTTTGTGTTATGAAGAGTAATAGGGGCAACTCCACATATGAACCCTACTTGGCAGTTCAtcatattttgttagctcactcTTCAGCTGCCAGATTGTACTGGAGAAAATACAGG CACAAACAACATGGATATGTTGGTATCTCTGTCTACTCCTTTGGGTTTTTTCCTCAAACAAATACAGAGAAAGACAGGGTAGCAACTCAACGAGCCCGTGACTTTTTCGTTGGTTG GGTTATGGAACCCTTGCAATATGGAGACTATCCAATTTCCATGAAGACAAATGCAGGTGTAAGAATTCCGGCCTTCACACCTCGTGAATCTGAACAAGTCAAGGGTTCATTTGACTTCATAGGAGTCATTCACTACACCAACATCAATATCACAGACAATTCTGACGCCCTTAAGAACCAACTCAGAGATTACGACGCAGACATGGCTGCAAAGATTT GTCAACGAACACCAAGCAATTCGTCACTACAAGACGTGTCAAGGGTGAAATACTTGCATGGATATATTGGTGCAGTGCTGGATGCCTTGAG AGATGGATTAAACATAAAGGGGTATTTTGTCTGGTCTTTCCTGGATTTGTTCGAGTTGTTGGATGGATACAAGTCTAGCTTTGGCCTATACTATGTTGATAGGGATGATCCAGAGTTGAAGAGACACCCAAAGCTCTCTGCAAAATGGTATAGCCAATTTTTGAAGAATAGAAGCAGTTCTATAGTTGGAAGTGTTGAACTTGATAAGGATCCCTCACTCGTTTCAATTGGCCACTTATTTGAGTAG